The sequence GGGTTCCTTCGGAGGAAACTTTTTCCAAGACGTTTAACATTCCCTCGTCATCTTTTGTCTCATAATAGATCGTGAAAAAACCATCTGCATTGACAAAAACTGAGGTATCATCAGCGAGTTGGAAAACACCGTTCCAATCACTGACATTGTACATCAGGAGAGCAATTGGTTTGCCGATCTTTTGCCCTGATTCCAATATTTGACGGTTGGTCCATAACCGCGCGACATCCTCTACAGATTTGAATCGGCGGGGAAATTTTGTGAATCCAATATCTGAAAGCCCTTGAACAAAAGTTTTATAATTATGAACGTTTCTCCCACCGGGAAAAACAAGACCTTTTGCTTCCAAGCGAGCTATTAATTTTTTCCATCCATTGGGGAATAATCGCTCTAAGTCATCAATCGGAGCACCTCTTCTTATGATCATTTCGTCCAGAATATCTCGCTGGGTAAGACTTGAATCACAATACACTCTGGCAGAAATCGAATCTTTCTCATAAGCGGAGACAACAATTTCAATATCTGCCTTAAGCCTGTCAGACGCATATTGAAGGGCAGAACCCAGATTTTGCACAGCGGCCAACACAACTTCCCGGTTGTCACGGATGGATGCCGGAAAAGCGTGAAGGAGATAGCCCTGCGTTTTAACAATGGGAAGCGCGTAGCGAGGATCGACAAGAATTTCAGCAGGAAGTTCTTCTACTGTATTGCAGGGATACCGGCGCAAAAATCTGGGATCGAGATAATTTTTAAAATCCAAACCATATTTTTTGAGAAGTTTGCTGATCTCGCCAAAATACTGAACATTTCCAAGACACAAATGTCGGTTCTGCGCTTCGTTTTTGTCCCATTCCGTTTCCGTATTAACAAATACGGTTTTCAAATCCGCTTGGGTTAATTGTCCATCTTCTGCCAGTGGTTTGATATGGAAGCCCGCTCCTTCCAGAGATTCTGTAAGTCTCTTGTAGTCACGGGGCGTTGCCGGTTTATTATCGATAAAAAATTTCGTCATGATTTTCTCTGCTTTATGCGAGCGGACCCCCTACTTAAGTTTTCGACAGACGACAAGAAAAAGTTGCTTATTTTTGCGTTTAAATTATCTTTTATTTTCAATGGGTTGGCGGTTTCCTTCACAACGTCATCCCCGCCCCTGCCTCCGCAGGGGTAAACTCCGGCGGGGATCCAGTCACTATTAAAACTGGCTGGATTCCCGCTCCCTGCCTACTACTTGCAGGGACAAGTTTCGCGGGAATGACAAATTAATGGTTTTTGGAGATGTTAAGATCGGTAGGCGAATTTTGATTTTTGCTCCTGCCAGTTTTCAAGAATGAAGCCTGCGGTATGGCTTCCCGTTTCGTTGTAATAATCCTTGAGGATTTCGTGCAGAATCTTTTCCTTATCATCGGGCAATGACCAGAATGTAGCCGCTACTTTCTGGTCAAAAATAAAAATTTCGCCGCCTGTCATGCCGGTGCCGACGCATGGTCCGCATTTGCCAAGCACAATCCCGATGCCACCTGTCATATATTCAAACGCATATTTCCCGGCACCTTCGCAGACCAGTGTGGCGCCTGAATTTCTCACACCGAAGCGTTGACCGGCTCTACCCGCAACATAAAGTGTTCCGCCCGTTGCACCGTAAGCCGCCGCGTTACCGACTAGATGCGGTGTAGAGGAAAAATTTTTCAAAGTTTTCGGCGGAACAATCGTAATGCGCGCTGTGCCTCCCATGGCTTCCGCTACCGTATCGTTGGCATAACCTTCAAGTCTTAACGACATCCCACTCGTTGCCGCAAAACCAAACGCTTGGCCCGCGTAACCCGTGGCATTGATTTTTATTTGTGAATCTTTTTTTAGCCCACCTTGTTTTGCAATAACGCCTGCCAATGTTGCACCAATGGCATGATCATCGTTATTCAGTGAAAGAAAAATTTCATGAGTTGCGGACACGATTCGTTCATTTTTCTCTGACCCCCTCCCCCTAACCTCCTCGCTCGAGAGAATGGATGAGGGTGACATCGTAGGAAAATTTATCAGAAGATCTCCCAGATCCATACTGTCCCATCGCGGATTTCCGGCAATTTTCTGCTTCAACAGATCCGTCCTTCCCACAAGTTCATGAGGTGTTTTAAGTCCCAGTGTCGCAAGAATCTTTTTGAAATCATTCGCCAGACATTCGAGATATCGAATGATGCCGTTCTTCGCCTCAAGATAGCGCTCCTGTGCGTTTATTTCATCTGGAATCATGTCGCCCATTCTTTCGCGCATGAAACGTGTATTCTGCTTTGCCTCGTCTTGCGTTGCAATGCCCACGGGACAATTTCCTTTGTTACAACCGCGACAGAAAACACAACATTCCGAAATTAGTAGCGGTGTACCGATTGTCACTTCGTCCGCTCCGAGGGCGATGATTTTTGCAATATCCTGTCCGCACTTGATGCCACCGTCCGCGCGGATGCGCACTCTCTTGCGAATCTGATTGGCGATAAGATATTGATGCGCTTCGCTGACGCCTCTTTCCAGCGGCAATCCGCCGTGCGTGAGACTGCTGGAACTTGCCGCACCAGTGCCGCCTGTAAAACAACTGATGGAAATGACATCGGCACCCGCTTTCACAATGCCCACGGAAATAGTTCCAAGATTTGTAATGCTGGGCACCTTCACAGAGATGACGGCCTTCGGGTGAAGCTCTCTCAAGTTTCGAATCAACTGTGCCAAATCTTCAATGCT is a genomic window of Deltaproteobacteria bacterium containing:
- a CDS encoding DUF4116 domain-containing protein; protein product: MTKFFIDNKPATPRDYKRLTESLEGAGFHIKPLAEDGQLTQADLKTVFVNTETEWDKNEAQNRHLCLGNVQYFGEISKLLKKYGLDFKNYLDPRFLRRYPCNTVEELPAEILVDPRYALPIVKTQGYLLHAFPASIRDNREVVLAAVQNLGSALQYASDRLKADIEIVVSAYEKDSISARVYCDSSLTQRDILDEMIIRRGAPIDDLERLFPNGWKKLIARLEAKGLVFPGGRNVHNYKTFVQGLSDIGFTKFPRRFKSVEDVARLWTNRQILESGQKIGKPIALLMYNVSDWNGVFQLADDTSVFVNADGFFTIYYETKDDEGMLNVLEKVSSEGTHDIHTVVLAGHGTRDTLQFGESGTFENILFPFFPGGDHSLDLGDLKGKFKERLANYLKGTRQLFLHACSNGEGGESADNLSNAMAHILPSGAHVFSTQTPNNVWKIHISENLELAIRWREEGGAYNPTAGYQKSDGENTWTDAVMGILSALVYLKDPQALLNHF